The Prinia subflava isolate CZ2003 ecotype Zambia chromosome 18, Cam_Psub_1.2, whole genome shotgun sequence genome has a window encoding:
- the SHROOM3 gene encoding protein Shroom3 isoform X4, which translates to MRMLDNINTSISPSECSITHKGRYIYLEALLHGGAPWGFTLKGGLEHGEPLIISKIEEGGKADSLPSKLQAGDEVVNINEVELSSSRREAISLVKGSFKKLKLVVRRDTHAAQGCPELSPSPLHPDCVTADFQPSKGTWAAGVKLRLKTRRSETPGRPHSWHSTKLTENQPDPSMMQISQGTLGTPWHQSYHSSSSTSDLCAYEHGYLRRSPDQYSSRGSMESLDHSSPAYHPCHLSPAKSTNSIDQLSHLHSKRDSAYSSFSTNSSIPEYPVAPLGKEHSCSPDSAQCRGGLPEGMRQADIRYVRTVYDAQQRISHEYEVKPSALLPDARGSLDGRGRLHALGRHSTASSWAQPAQQGPSDSKSQPSKGPPLPPTRSDSYAAIRHHERPGSGTGLEPNKPGRTQPKGAWTPLISSPSQGPLLKPPFGEGHLHTVVEKSPESSPTMKPKQSYSQAAQPGQPLLPTGVYAVPSPEPHYAQVPRPSASSTGTLYPALAKESGYSPALPVSYDKAVASGTLGLDENGNQSTTNKSTIFYQPPASERKHEAKLIQQKPPSIAGPELCLAVSRKEELLPLNKAAHNHRETTGTTQASKPIFQGPQPQLRDASERKTHYQPKEDWTPGSQEDKNGNSQVNERDTDAPHLWGHSKVKQYGFSSLQNIPESFRRQSSSELREMQPGEGYSNCKLSFLNSSSREEKDQREQGHRQWSGVDPQAFTRQEEEGTGGSPLHAAEPKCKEPPSPQLSKTLDFGRSRLSSSSTQSFPYSKPEAGKPRCSVLEKVNKFEQREQSVPRPQSAGVPSFGQHYGPSRTSQPATTRCSVHSPEDMRSKLPSEPGRGSSPSIRNGKLEEADWCPVELQMVASVKQARPSEYYSLCPENEVQIRAAQLPRSRSTFQLGGEPEKEILWKDNTQDAQGSQLDTLFNRAYRNSIKDAQSRVLRATSFRRISPPFGNVPKRVPQRPASAHVGTKSTAVSPHTPKERHSITPTEGGFSSLDHTRTQHVLRIGGRKRLTAEQKKRSYSEPEKMNEVGMSDGEPSPFSFQKKSIHFTFPENTVADRRKIFERDGKASSTASLSKPELKQLQQNALADYIERKTGRRPSSQDIGLLRERSHSSYLQLGGPDSQSLSSASSMNSLQDQNLYRRRESVERISRTGRMSSTLPPGLMDYLDTSGDEKVPGRQDSLVTSRPKPERCRDYRPRSDLTKGTQTDPLGMQGQPHYRKQEQVFETPSTARKSGKSVSVEDLLDRFDNQPVPVHVRSRSSPTADKKHQELLRRESSEFGPMVRDPFSVVSAGARSFSKKERSYSEKMAFTSYYPHPLRSTEVVAGPAALVENPKLSELSRPDSRTSAFFSAPTEGMTQLRISESGLQLTPPPSLQDEDDEVFVVPSQAPFSLPPPSRPLPELSSCTSANGREEFPPPPPPVEGNGAAGDKSPRLLEEASVSSFKSFPEALAEREITGLGSSTSESNWPTPLKRTGSPSAVDQQHQSPASSEGPQRTDSQPTIQPEGNPREPALENASLDSEITSTASPVKVKSKTPEDIKSEALAKEIVHKDKSLADILDPDSKMKTTMDLMEGIFPSGTSVLKENNMKRKMSQTQASRTAVAGDTREEKEAPVTLITCPAYYSVSAPKAELLNKIKDLPEEIGEEEELLDINEKKAELIGSLTHKLEILKEAKEGLLADIKMNNALGEEVELLISTLCKPNEFDKYKMFIGDLDKVVNLLLSLSGRLARVENVLSSLGDNANSEERSSLNEKRKLLAGQHEDARELKENLDRRERVVLDILGNYLSEEQLQDYQHFVKMKSALLIEQRELDDKIKLGQEQLKCLMESLPVDFTPRDAAAAAALAAALATSSGVSGKTPPAASSSL; encoded by the exons GCGGAGTGAAACTCCAGGCCGACCTCACTCCTGGCATTCAACCAAACTCACAGAGAACCAACCCGACCCCAGCATGATGCAAATATCTCAGGGTACGCTTGGCACCCCTTGGCATCAGTCCTACCACTCCAG ctcctccaccaGCGATCTCTGTGCATACGAGCATGGCTATCTGAGGAGGAGCCCTGACCAGTACAGCTCCCGAGGCAGCATGGAGAGCTTGGACCACTCCTCCCCCGCCTACCACCCTTGCCACCTGTCCCCGGCCAAATCCACCAACAGCATCGACCAGCTCTCCCACCTCCACAGCAAGAGAGACTCTGCCTACAGCTCCTTCTCCACCAACTCCAGCATCCCCGAGTACCCCGTGGCTCCATTGGGCAAGGAGCACTCGTGCTCCCCAGACAGCGCGCAGTGCCGCGGGGGGCTGCCGGAGGGCATGAGGCAGGCGGACATCCGCTACGTCCGGACGGTGTACGACGCCCAGCAGCGCATCTCCCACGAGTACGAGGTGAAGCCCTCGGCCCTGCTTCCTGACGCCCGGGGCTCCCTGGACGGCCGCGGCAGGCTCCACGCCTTGGGCCGGCACAGCACGGCCtcctcctgggcacagccagcgcAGCAGGGCCCCTCAGACAGCAAGAGCCAGCCCTCCAAGGGACCGCCCCTGCCTCCCACTCGCAGCGACAGCTACGCAGCCATCCGGCACCACGAGAGGCCCGGCTCAGGCACCGGCCTTGAGCCCAACAAGCCCGGCCGGACCCAGCCGAAAGGGGCCTGGACACCGCTCATCAGTTCCCCGTCCCAGGGGCCATTGCTGAAACCGCCCTTCGGAGAAGGGCACCTGCACACCGTGGTGGAGAAGAGCCCGGAGAGCAGCCCCACCATGAAGCCCAAGCAGAGCTATTCCcaggcagcccagccagggcagcccctgctgcccactgGTGTCTACGCCGTTCCCTCCCCAGAGCCGCACTACGCCCAGGTGCCCCGGccttctgccagcagcaccgGGACGCTTTACCCAGCTCTGGCCAAAGAAAGTGGGTactccccagccctgccggtCTCTTACGACAAGGCCGTAGCCAGTGGCACCCTGGGCTTGGATGAGAATGGAAACCAAAGCACTACAAACAAGTCGACCATCTTCTACCAGCCCCCTGCCTCTGAGAGAAAGCACGAAGCCAAACTCATCCAGCAGAAACCTCCCAGCATAGCAggcccagagctctgcctggctgtgtcacGAAAGGAGGAGCTGTTACCCCTTAACAAGGCAGCACACAACCACCGAGAGACCACAGGTACCACACAGGCCTCCAAGCCCATTTTCCAGGGTCCACAACCCCAGCTGAGGGATGCTAGTGAGAGGAAAACTCATTACCAGCCCAAAGAGGACTGGACACCTGGATCCCAGGAAGACAAAAATGGCAACTCACAGGTAAATGAGAGAGACACTGATGCTCCCCACCTGTGGGGTCACAGCAAGGTCAAGCAGTACGGCTTCTCTTCCTTGCAGAATATCCCAGAGAGCTTCAGGAGgcaaagcagctctgagctAAGGGAGATGCAACCAGGCGAGGGTTATTCCAACTGCAAACTCTCCttcctgaacagcagcagcagagaggagaaggatcaGAGGGAACAGGGGCACAGACAGTGGAGTGGTGTGGACCCACAGGCCTTCacgaggcaggaggaggagggcacaGGCGGGTCTCCATTACATGCTGCTGAGCCAAAGTGCAAAGAGCCCCCTTCTCCTCAGCTCTCAAAGACCTTGGATTTCGGGAGGAGCCGGCTCAGCTCTAGCAGCACCCAAAGCTTTCCCTACAGCAAACCAGAGGCTGGCAAGCCCCGCTGCTCGGTGCTGGAGAAGGTCAACAAGTTTGAGCAGCGGGAGCAGAGCGTTCCCCGGCCCCAGAGTGCTGGTGTTCCCAGCTTCGGCCAGCACTACGGGCCGAGCAGGACAAGCCAGCCTGCCACCACAAGGTGCTCCGTTCACAGCCCAGAGGACATGAGGAGCAAGCTGCCCAGTGAGCCAGGCAGGGGCTCCAGCCCGTCCATCAGGAATGGGAAGCTGGAAGAGGCTGACTGGTGCCCTGTAGAGCTGCAGATGGTGGCTTCGGTGAAGCAGGCAAGACCCAGTGAGTACTACAGCCTGTGTCCTGAAAATGAGGTGCAAATAAGGGCAGCTCAGCTTCCGCGGAGTAGAAGCACATTCCAGCTGGGAGGCGAGCCTGAGAAGGAGATCCTCTGGAAGGATAACACCCAGGATGCTCAGGGGTCGCAGCTGGACACGTTGTTTAACAGGGCCTACAGGAACAGCATTAAAGATGCCCAGTCCAGGGTGCTGAGGGCCACCTCCTTCCGCCGGATCAGCCCCCCGTTCGGGAATGTGCCCAAGAGAGTGCCCCAGAGGCCTGCCTCGGCCCACGTGGGCACGAAGAGCACAGCGGTGTCCCCACACACCCCTAAGGAGAGGCACAGCATCACACCCACGGAAGGAGGCTTCTCCAGCCTGGACCACACCAGGACGCAGCACGTGCTGCGCATCGGGGGCCGCAAGCGGCTGACGGCGGAGCAGAAGAAGCGCTCCTACTCAGAGCCCGAAAAGATGAATGAGGTGGGCATGTCAGACGGGGAGCCGTCACCTTTCTCCTTCCAGAAGAAAAGCATCCATTTTACCTTCCCAGAGAACACGGTGGCCGACCGGCGCAAGATCTTCGAGAGGGACGGCAAAGCTTCCTCCACAGCCAGCCTGTCCAAGCCGGAGCtcaagcagctccagcagaacgCCCTGGCCGACTACATCGAGCGCAAAACGGGGAGACGGCCATCCTCACAGGACATCGGGCTGCTCCGGGAGCGCTCCCACAGCTCCTACCTGCAGCTGGGTGGCCCCGACAGCCAGAGCctttcctctgcctccagcatGAATTCCCTCCAGGACCAGAACCTCTACCGCCGCAGAGAGTCTGTAGAGCGGATATCCAGGACGGGACGGATGTCTTCCACCCTTCCCCCTGGGCTGATGGACTACTTGGACACAAGTGGAGATGAGAAGGTGCCAGGGCGCCAGGACAGCCTGGTCACCAGCCGGCCCAAACCAGAGAGGTGCCGGGATTACAGACCCAGATCGGATCTCACCAAAGGCACACAGACAGACCCGCTGGGCATGCAGGGCCAGCCTCACTACAGGAAGCAGGAGCAGGTCTTTGAAACACCCTCCACTGCCAGAAAATCCGGGAAATCGGTGTCTGTGGAAGACTTGCTCGATAGGTTTGACAATCAGCCAGTCCCTGTGCATGTACGTTCCAGGTCGTCTCCCACGGCGGATAAGAAACACCAG gagctgctgagaagGGAGAGCAGTGAATTCGGCCCCATGGTGAGGGACCCCTTCAGCGTGGTCAGCGCAGGAGCCAG GTCTTtcagcaagaaagaaagaagctaCTCAGAGAAAATGGCGTTCACAAGTTACTATCCCCACCCCCTCCGCAGCACAGAGGTCGTCGCCGGGCCTGCCGCGCTGGTTGAGAATCCCAAGCTCTCAGAACTTTCCAGGCCAGATAGCAggacttctgcatttttctcaGCCCCAACAGAG ggcaTGACCCAGCTCCGGATCTCGGAGTCGGGGCTGCAGCTCACTCCCCCGCCATCGCTGCAGGACGAGGACGATGAGGTGTTTGTCGTGCCTTCCCAAGCACCCTTCTCCCTGCCGCCGCCATCCCGTCCTCTTCCCGAGCTGAGCTCTTGCACTTCTGCCAACGGCAGggaggaattcccacctcctccccctcccgTTGAAGGGAATGGGGCAGCTGGAGACAAATCCCCCCGGCTCCTGGAGGAGGCCAGTGTGAG CAGCTTCAAAAGCTTTCCCGAAGCCCTGGCCGAGAGGGAGATAACAGGGttgggcagcagcaccagtgaAAGTAACTGGCCAACCCCGTTAAAGAGGACTGGCTCTCCATCTGCTGTGGATCAGCAGCACCAGTCCCCTGCTTCTTCTGAAGGGCCTCAGAGAACTGACAGTCAGCCCACAATTCAGCCTGAAGGTAATCCCAGAGAGCCAGCATTGGAAAATGCCAGCCTGGACTCCGAGATAACCAGCACAGCATCCCCAGTGAAGGTGAAGAGCAAGACCCCAGAGGATATTAAGTCAGAGGCTCTAGCAAAAGAAATTGTCCATAAAGACAAGTCTTTGGCTGATATCCTGGATCCAGATTCCAAAATGAAGACAACCATGGACTTGATGGAAGGCATTTTCCCCAGTGGAACCAGCGTGCTGAAGGAGAACAACATGAAGAGGAAGATGTCGCAGACACAAGCCAGCAGGACGGCAGTGGCGGGTGACAC gagagaggaaaaggaagctcCTGTCACCCTGATCACCTGTCCTGCTTACTACAGCGTTTCAGCACCCAAAGCAGAACTGCTGAATAAAATCAAGGACTTGCCAGAAGAAATAGGTGAGGAAGAAGAGCTGCTGGACATCAATGAGAAAAAG GCTGAGCTCATCGGGAGTTTGACCCACAAACTGGAAATCCTGAAGGAAGCCAAGGAGGGCCTGCTCGCAGACATTAAGATGAACAATGCCCTCGGAGAGGAGGTGGAGCTGTTGATCAGCACGCTGTGCAAACCCAACGAGTTTGACAAGTACAAGATGTTCATTGGCGATCTGGATAAGGTGGTGaacctcctgctctccctctccGGACGCCTGGCCCGCGTGGAGAACGTCTTGAGCAGCCTGGGGGACAACGCCAACAGCGAGGAGCGG AGTTCACTGAACGAGAAGCGGAAGCTGCTGGCTGGCCAGCACGAAGACGCCCGGGAGCTGAAGGAAAACCTCGACCGTCGGGAACGGGTGGTCTTGGACATCCTGGGCAACtacctctctgaggagcagctccaggactACCAGCACTTTGTGAAGATGAAGTCTGCGCTCCTCATAGAGCAGCGAGAGCTCGATGACAAAATCAAActgggccaggagcagctcaaGTGCCTGATGGAAAGTCTCCCCGTGGACTTCAcgcccagggatgcagcagcagctgctgccctggctgcagcactcGCTACCTCCTCCGGGGTCAGTGGTAAAACAcctccagcagcctcctcctcacTCTAA
- the SHROOM3 gene encoding protein Shroom3 isoform X1, translating into MRMLDNINTSISPSECSITHKGRYIYLEALLHGGAPWGFTLKGGLEHGEPLIISKIEEGGKADSLPSKLQAGDEVVNINEVELSSSRREAISLVKGSFKKLKLVVRRDTHAAQGCPELSPSPLHPDCVTADFQPSKGTWAAGVKLRLKTRRSETPGRPHSWHSTKLTENQPDPSMMQISQGTLGTPWHQSYHSSSSTSDLCAYEHGYLRRSPDQYSSRGSMESLDHSSPAYHPCHLSPAKSTNSIDQLSHLHSKRDSAYSSFSTNSSIPEYPVAPLGKEHSCSPDSAQCRGGLPEGMRQADIRYVRTVYDAQQRISHEYEVKPSALLPDARGSLDGRGRLHALGRHSTASSWAQPAQQGPSDSKSQPSKGPPLPPTRSDSYAAIRHHERPGSGTGLEPNKPGRTQPKGAWTPLISSPSQGPLLKPPFGEGHLHTVVEKSPESSPTMKPKQSYSQAAQPGQPLLPTGVYAVPSPEPHYAQVPRPSASSTGTLYPALAKESGYSPALPVSYDKAVASGTLGLDENGNQSTTNKSTIFYQPPASERKHEAKLIQQKPPSIAGPELCLAVSRKEELLPLNKAAHNHRETTGTTQASKPIFQGPQPQLRDASERKTHYQPKEDWTPGSQEDKNGNSQVNERDTDAPHLWGHSKVKQYGFSSLQNIPESFRRQSSSELREMQPGEGYSNCKLSFLNSSSREEKDQREQGHRQWSGVDPQAFTRQEEEGTGGSPLHAAEPKCKEPPSPQLSKTLDFGRSRLSSSSTQSFPYSKPEAGKPRCSVLEKVNKFEQREQSVPRPQSAGVPSFGQHYGPSRTSQPATTRCSVHSPEDMRSKLPSEPGRGSSPSIRNGKLEEADWCPVELQMVASVKQARPSEYYSLCPENEVQIRAAQLPRSRSTFQLGGEPEKEILWKDNTQDAQGSQLDTLFNRAYRNSIKDAQSRVLRATSFRRISPPFGNVPKRVPQRPASAHVGTKSTAVSPHTPKERHSITPTEGGFSSLDHTRTQHVLRIGGRKRLTAEQKKRSYSEPEKMNEVGMSDGEPSPFSFQKKSIHFTFPENTVADRRKIFERDGKASSTASLSKPELKQLQQNALADYIERKTGRRPSSQDIGLLRERSHSSYLQLGGPDSQSLSSASSMNSLQDQNLYRRRESVERISRTGRMSSTLPPGLMDYLDTSGDEKVPGRQDSLVTSRPKPERCRDYRPRSDLTKGTQTDPLGMQGQPHYRKQEQVFETPSTARKSGKSVSVEDLLDRFDNQPVPVHVRSRSSPTADKKHQELLRRESSEFGPMVRDPFSVVSAGARSFSKKERSYSEKMAFTSYYPHPLRSTEVVAGPAALVENPKLSELSRPDSRTSAFFSAPTEARSHYPEQKQGFKPLFLNLTPSGPGHSSANTPAQAPSDFQSTGESQALRQHHAKREAAPPEGNGSTQAQPLDAVQDRSPETPTEEMMWRRKAGLLHRSFPPKVVWAHSAKDSSFGRAMVSPPAAGPKPSQRWQSLPTQSSTSSDPETPSPQGMTQLRISESGLQLTPPPSLQDEDDEVFVVPSQAPFSLPPPSRPLPELSSCTSANGREEFPPPPPPVEGNGAAGDKSPRLLEEASVSSFKSFPEALAEREITGLGSSTSESNWPTPLKRTGSPSAVDQQHQSPASSEGPQRTDSQPTIQPEGNPREPALENASLDSEITSTASPVKVKSKTPEDIKSEALAKEIVHKDKSLADILDPDSKMKTTMDLMEGIFPSGTSVLKENNMKRKMSQTQASRTAVAGDTREEKEAPVTLITCPAYYSVSAPKAELLNKIKDLPEEIGEEEELLDINEKKAELIGSLTHKLEILKEAKEGLLADIKMNNALGEEVELLISTLCKPNEFDKYKMFIGDLDKVVNLLLSLSGRLARVENVLSSLGDNANSEERSSLNEKRKLLAGQHEDARELKENLDRRERVVLDILGNYLSEEQLQDYQHFVKMKSALLIEQRELDDKIKLGQEQLKCLMESLPVDFTPRDAAAAAALAAALATSSGVSGKTPPAASSSL; encoded by the exons GCGGAGTGAAACTCCAGGCCGACCTCACTCCTGGCATTCAACCAAACTCACAGAGAACCAACCCGACCCCAGCATGATGCAAATATCTCAGGGTACGCTTGGCACCCCTTGGCATCAGTCCTACCACTCCAG ctcctccaccaGCGATCTCTGTGCATACGAGCATGGCTATCTGAGGAGGAGCCCTGACCAGTACAGCTCCCGAGGCAGCATGGAGAGCTTGGACCACTCCTCCCCCGCCTACCACCCTTGCCACCTGTCCCCGGCCAAATCCACCAACAGCATCGACCAGCTCTCCCACCTCCACAGCAAGAGAGACTCTGCCTACAGCTCCTTCTCCACCAACTCCAGCATCCCCGAGTACCCCGTGGCTCCATTGGGCAAGGAGCACTCGTGCTCCCCAGACAGCGCGCAGTGCCGCGGGGGGCTGCCGGAGGGCATGAGGCAGGCGGACATCCGCTACGTCCGGACGGTGTACGACGCCCAGCAGCGCATCTCCCACGAGTACGAGGTGAAGCCCTCGGCCCTGCTTCCTGACGCCCGGGGCTCCCTGGACGGCCGCGGCAGGCTCCACGCCTTGGGCCGGCACAGCACGGCCtcctcctgggcacagccagcgcAGCAGGGCCCCTCAGACAGCAAGAGCCAGCCCTCCAAGGGACCGCCCCTGCCTCCCACTCGCAGCGACAGCTACGCAGCCATCCGGCACCACGAGAGGCCCGGCTCAGGCACCGGCCTTGAGCCCAACAAGCCCGGCCGGACCCAGCCGAAAGGGGCCTGGACACCGCTCATCAGTTCCCCGTCCCAGGGGCCATTGCTGAAACCGCCCTTCGGAGAAGGGCACCTGCACACCGTGGTGGAGAAGAGCCCGGAGAGCAGCCCCACCATGAAGCCCAAGCAGAGCTATTCCcaggcagcccagccagggcagcccctgctgcccactgGTGTCTACGCCGTTCCCTCCCCAGAGCCGCACTACGCCCAGGTGCCCCGGccttctgccagcagcaccgGGACGCTTTACCCAGCTCTGGCCAAAGAAAGTGGGTactccccagccctgccggtCTCTTACGACAAGGCCGTAGCCAGTGGCACCCTGGGCTTGGATGAGAATGGAAACCAAAGCACTACAAACAAGTCGACCATCTTCTACCAGCCCCCTGCCTCTGAGAGAAAGCACGAAGCCAAACTCATCCAGCAGAAACCTCCCAGCATAGCAggcccagagctctgcctggctgtgtcacGAAAGGAGGAGCTGTTACCCCTTAACAAGGCAGCACACAACCACCGAGAGACCACAGGTACCACACAGGCCTCCAAGCCCATTTTCCAGGGTCCACAACCCCAGCTGAGGGATGCTAGTGAGAGGAAAACTCATTACCAGCCCAAAGAGGACTGGACACCTGGATCCCAGGAAGACAAAAATGGCAACTCACAGGTAAATGAGAGAGACACTGATGCTCCCCACCTGTGGGGTCACAGCAAGGTCAAGCAGTACGGCTTCTCTTCCTTGCAGAATATCCCAGAGAGCTTCAGGAGgcaaagcagctctgagctAAGGGAGATGCAACCAGGCGAGGGTTATTCCAACTGCAAACTCTCCttcctgaacagcagcagcagagaggagaaggatcaGAGGGAACAGGGGCACAGACAGTGGAGTGGTGTGGACCCACAGGCCTTCacgaggcaggaggaggagggcacaGGCGGGTCTCCATTACATGCTGCTGAGCCAAAGTGCAAAGAGCCCCCTTCTCCTCAGCTCTCAAAGACCTTGGATTTCGGGAGGAGCCGGCTCAGCTCTAGCAGCACCCAAAGCTTTCCCTACAGCAAACCAGAGGCTGGCAAGCCCCGCTGCTCGGTGCTGGAGAAGGTCAACAAGTTTGAGCAGCGGGAGCAGAGCGTTCCCCGGCCCCAGAGTGCTGGTGTTCCCAGCTTCGGCCAGCACTACGGGCCGAGCAGGACAAGCCAGCCTGCCACCACAAGGTGCTCCGTTCACAGCCCAGAGGACATGAGGAGCAAGCTGCCCAGTGAGCCAGGCAGGGGCTCCAGCCCGTCCATCAGGAATGGGAAGCTGGAAGAGGCTGACTGGTGCCCTGTAGAGCTGCAGATGGTGGCTTCGGTGAAGCAGGCAAGACCCAGTGAGTACTACAGCCTGTGTCCTGAAAATGAGGTGCAAATAAGGGCAGCTCAGCTTCCGCGGAGTAGAAGCACATTCCAGCTGGGAGGCGAGCCTGAGAAGGAGATCCTCTGGAAGGATAACACCCAGGATGCTCAGGGGTCGCAGCTGGACACGTTGTTTAACAGGGCCTACAGGAACAGCATTAAAGATGCCCAGTCCAGGGTGCTGAGGGCCACCTCCTTCCGCCGGATCAGCCCCCCGTTCGGGAATGTGCCCAAGAGAGTGCCCCAGAGGCCTGCCTCGGCCCACGTGGGCACGAAGAGCACAGCGGTGTCCCCACACACCCCTAAGGAGAGGCACAGCATCACACCCACGGAAGGAGGCTTCTCCAGCCTGGACCACACCAGGACGCAGCACGTGCTGCGCATCGGGGGCCGCAAGCGGCTGACGGCGGAGCAGAAGAAGCGCTCCTACTCAGAGCCCGAAAAGATGAATGAGGTGGGCATGTCAGACGGGGAGCCGTCACCTTTCTCCTTCCAGAAGAAAAGCATCCATTTTACCTTCCCAGAGAACACGGTGGCCGACCGGCGCAAGATCTTCGAGAGGGACGGCAAAGCTTCCTCCACAGCCAGCCTGTCCAAGCCGGAGCtcaagcagctccagcagaacgCCCTGGCCGACTACATCGAGCGCAAAACGGGGAGACGGCCATCCTCACAGGACATCGGGCTGCTCCGGGAGCGCTCCCACAGCTCCTACCTGCAGCTGGGTGGCCCCGACAGCCAGAGCctttcctctgcctccagcatGAATTCCCTCCAGGACCAGAACCTCTACCGCCGCAGAGAGTCTGTAGAGCGGATATCCAGGACGGGACGGATGTCTTCCACCCTTCCCCCTGGGCTGATGGACTACTTGGACACAAGTGGAGATGAGAAGGTGCCAGGGCGCCAGGACAGCCTGGTCACCAGCCGGCCCAAACCAGAGAGGTGCCGGGATTACAGACCCAGATCGGATCTCACCAAAGGCACACAGACAGACCCGCTGGGCATGCAGGGCCAGCCTCACTACAGGAAGCAGGAGCAGGTCTTTGAAACACCCTCCACTGCCAGAAAATCCGGGAAATCGGTGTCTGTGGAAGACTTGCTCGATAGGTTTGACAATCAGCCAGTCCCTGTGCATGTACGTTCCAGGTCGTCTCCCACGGCGGATAAGAAACACCAG gagctgctgagaagGGAGAGCAGTGAATTCGGCCCCATGGTGAGGGACCCCTTCAGCGTGGTCAGCGCAGGAGCCAG GTCTTtcagcaagaaagaaagaagctaCTCAGAGAAAATGGCGTTCACAAGTTACTATCCCCACCCCCTCCGCAGCACAGAGGTCGTCGCCGGGCCTGCCGCGCTGGTTGAGAATCCCAAGCTCTCAGAACTTTCCAGGCCAGATAGCAggacttctgcatttttctcaGCCCCAACAGAGGCAAGGAGTCACTATCCTGAGCAAAAGCAAGGCTTTAAACCCTTGTTCCTTAACCTTACTCCTTCTGGTCCTGGCCACTCTTCTGCTAATACACCCGCCCAGGCTCCCTCAGACTTCCAGAGCACAGGTGAAAGCCAGGCTCTGAGACAGCACCATGCCAAACGAGAGGCTGCTCCCCCTGAGGGCAACGGGAGCACTCAGGCACAGCCTTTGGATGCTGTCCAGGACAGATCCCCTGAGACTCCGACGGAAGAGATGATGTGGAGAAGGAAAGCCGGGCTGCTGCACAGGTCCTTCCCGCCCAAAGTGGTGTGGGCTCATTCGGCCAAAGACAGCAGTTTCGGGAGGGCCATGGTGTCTCCTCCGGCGGCCGGGCCGAAGCCCTCCCAGAGGTGGCAGTCCCTgcccacacagagcagcacttcCTCTGACCCCGAGactccttctccccagggcaTGACCCAGCTCCGGATCTCGGAGTCGGGGCTGCAGCTCACTCCCCCGCCATCGCTGCAGGACGAGGACGATGAGGTGTTTGTCGTGCCTTCCCAAGCACCCTTCTCCCTGCCGCCGCCATCCCGTCCTCTTCCCGAGCTGAGCTCTTGCACTTCTGCCAACGGCAGggaggaattcccacctcctccccctcccgTTGAAGGGAATGGGGCAGCTGGAGACAAATCCCCCCGGCTCCTGGAGGAGGCCAGTGTGAG CAGCTTCAAAAGCTTTCCCGAAGCCCTGGCCGAGAGGGAGATAACAGGGttgggcagcagcaccagtgaAAGTAACTGGCCAACCCCGTTAAAGAGGACTGGCTCTCCATCTGCTGTGGATCAGCAGCACCAGTCCCCTGCTTCTTCTGAAGGGCCTCAGAGAACTGACAGTCAGCCCACAATTCAGCCTGAAGGTAATCCCAGAGAGCCAGCATTGGAAAATGCCAGCCTGGACTCCGAGATAACCAGCACAGCATCCCCAGTGAAGGTGAAGAGCAAGACCCCAGAGGATATTAAGTCAGAGGCTCTAGCAAAAGAAATTGTCCATAAAGACAAGTCTTTGGCTGATATCCTGGATCCAGATTCCAAAATGAAGACAACCATGGACTTGATGGAAGGCATTTTCCCCAGTGGAACCAGCGTGCTGAAGGAGAACAACATGAAGAGGAAGATGTCGCAGACACAAGCCAGCAGGACGGCAGTGGCGGGTGACAC gagagaggaaaaggaagctcCTGTCACCCTGATCACCTGTCCTGCTTACTACAGCGTTTCAGCACCCAAAGCAGAACTGCTGAATAAAATCAAGGACTTGCCAGAAGAAATAGGTGAGGAAGAAGAGCTGCTGGACATCAATGAGAAAAAG GCTGAGCTCATCGGGAGTTTGACCCACAAACTGGAAATCCTGAAGGAAGCCAAGGAGGGCCTGCTCGCAGACATTAAGATGAACAATGCCCTCGGAGAGGAGGTGGAGCTGTTGATCAGCACGCTGTGCAAACCCAACGAGTTTGACAAGTACAAGATGTTCATTGGCGATCTGGATAAGGTGGTGaacctcctgctctccctctccGGACGCCTGGCCCGCGTGGAGAACGTCTTGAGCAGCCTGGGGGACAACGCCAACAGCGAGGAGCGG AGTTCACTGAACGAGAAGCGGAAGCTGCTGGCTGGCCAGCACGAAGACGCCCGGGAGCTGAAGGAAAACCTCGACCGTCGGGAACGGGTGGTCTTGGACATCCTGGGCAACtacctctctgaggagcagctccaggactACCAGCACTTTGTGAAGATGAAGTCTGCGCTCCTCATAGAGCAGCGAGAGCTCGATGACAAAATCAAActgggccaggagcagctcaaGTGCCTGATGGAAAGTCTCCCCGTGGACTTCAcgcccagggatgcagcagcagctgctgccctggctgcagcactcGCTACCTCCTCCGGGGTCAGTGGTAAAACAcctccagcagcctcctcctcacTCTAA